In the genome of Flavobacterium panacagri, one region contains:
- a CDS encoding DUF72 domain-containing protein, translated as MKNQVLIGCSSYYNSFWKKVFYPQSLPSKEWFNFYCQHFSTYEFNGSFYKFPTLKIFQNWYNKSPEVFLFSIKVPKEITHIKKLQDCEGLLHDFYSICQNGMKEKLGAILFQFPPSYAFSREKLHSIIGILNYNFQNVIEFRHESWWNAEVWNSFKENNITFCSVSHPNLPKTIFIDFPLLYIRFHGIPKMFHSSYSTGELTDIHTAIDSKKKGFIYFNNTASEAGILNALELKRMHV; from the coding sequence ATGAAAAATCAAGTTTTAATAGGTTGCTCTAGTTATTACAACAGCTTTTGGAAGAAAGTATTTTATCCACAGAGTTTACCCTCAAAAGAATGGTTTAATTTTTACTGCCAGCATTTTAGCACTTATGAGTTTAATGGCAGTTTTTATAAGTTTCCAACGCTTAAAATTTTTCAGAATTGGTACAATAAATCGCCGGAAGTATTTTTGTTTTCAATTAAAGTCCCAAAAGAAATTACACATATCAAAAAACTTCAAGACTGTGAAGGTCTTTTACATGATTTTTATAGCATTTGCCAAAACGGAATGAAAGAAAAATTGGGTGCCATTTTATTCCAGTTTCCGCCTAGCTATGCTTTTAGCAGAGAAAAATTACATAGCATAATTGGTATTTTGAATTACAACTTTCAGAATGTAATCGAATTTCGTCATGAAAGCTGGTGGAATGCTGAAGTTTGGAATTCTTTTAAAGAAAACAATATCACGTTCTGCAGTGTGAGTCATCCCAATCTCCCGAAGACGATATTTATAGATTTTCCTTTACTATATATTAGGTTTCACGGAATTCCAAAGATGTTTCATTCCAGTTATTCTACTGGTGAATTAACAGATATACATACTGCAATTGATTCTAAAAAGAAAGGATTTATTTATTTTAATAACACAGCAAGCGAGGCTGGTATTTTGAATGCATTAGAGTTAAAACGAATGCATGTTTAG
- a CDS encoding pyridoxamine 5'-phosphate oxidase family protein, which produces MGDHKDLRDEFAVDKIKDLAEHIKTCMFCTYNEYRLQSRPMSVQKIDDLGQLWFLSDRNSSQNAEISLNPTVEIFFSEPHDKFLTLHGTASISYDRETIKELWSPVVKVWMPGGEDDPNLSVIKVVPEDGYYWNNKNGKMVAIAKMTAALVTGQTMDDGIEGTLKL; this is translated from the coding sequence ATGGGAGATCATAAAGACCTTAGAGACGAATTTGCTGTCGACAAAATTAAAGATCTGGCAGAGCACATCAAAACATGTATGTTTTGTACGTATAACGAATATAGATTGCAATCAAGACCAATGTCTGTACAAAAAATAGATGATTTGGGACAACTTTGGTTCTTATCGGACAGAAATAGCAGTCAGAATGCAGAGATTTCATTAAATCCAACCGTAGAAATTTTCTTTTCTGAACCGCACGATAAATTTCTTACGCTTCACGGAACGGCAAGTATTTCATACGATCGAGAAACAATTAAAGAATTATGGAGTCCGGTGGTAAAAGTCTGGATGCCTGGCGGTGAAGATGATCCGAATTTAAGTGTGATTAAAGTAGTTCCAGAAGATGGATATTACTGGAACAATAAAAATGGAAAAATGGTTGCCATTGCCAAAATGACTGCTGCTTTGGTTACGGGGCAAACGATGGATGATGGAATTGAAGGAACTTTGAAGCTTTAA
- a CDS encoding response regulator → MADYTIFYTDDDEDDISIFTDAVDSIPREIKLQTYSGGEKLLNAIFNPPTTPYVVFLDLNMPGKNGFDVLEELRSAEYKKDIPVVIYSTSSEPSIIEKCRALGANAFITKPILMSDIIKSIEHAIQVEWDKFVPTQSNFVFKF, encoded by the coding sequence ATGGCTGATTACACTATATTCTATACTGACGATGATGAAGATGATATCAGCATTTTTACTGACGCAGTAGATTCGATCCCTAGAGAAATTAAATTGCAGACGTATTCAGGAGGCGAGAAGCTATTAAATGCTATTTTTAATCCCCCAACGACACCTTATGTGGTATTTTTGGATTTGAATATGCCTGGTAAAAATGGTTTTGACGTTTTAGAAGAGTTAAGAAGTGCAGAATATAAAAAAGATATTCCTGTTGTAATTTATTCTACATCAAGTGAACCTAGTATTATTGAGAAATGCCGAGCTCTAGGCGCAAATGCCTTCATAACAAAACCTATTTTGATGAGTGATATTATCAAATCTATAGAGCATGCGATTCAGGTCGAGTGGGATAAATTTGTTCCAACCCAATCTAATTTTGTTTTCAAATTCTAA
- a CDS encoding PAS domain S-box protein, whose protein sequence is MNNNYDFLANGGEMGELTRAKDWSKTPVGPVEFWPQSLRTTLGILLNSKFPMFLFWGSDHICFYNDAYRPSLGNDGKHPAILGEKGADFWSEIWDFIQPLIDQVLTQGEATWHEDQLLPIYRNGKMEDVYWTFSYSPVNDEEGKTSGVLVICNETTEKVLINKKLKESNERHLNNIMQAPNAMCIFRGSDYTIEIANKLMLEIWERKEEEVLHKPVFDALPEVRDQGLEEILKNVYTTGETFTAQELPVKLYRKGNILTHFINVTYEALKESNGEISGILAVANDVTLQVNARNAVEESEKRFRNTVKQLPLGIGILKGEELILEMANATYLHIIDKNESDVIDKPIFDSVPEAKETVFPLLKTVFETGVPYYTDELPVTLNRYNTEELGYFNLVFYPLKENDIITGVIVVAYEVTEEVKGRHLLTESEKAFRNIVMESPIAMAIFRGKEHIIEMANTTMMYTIWQKEEKDVIGKPLLEVFPELTNQKYPELLDEVISNGKTIRENESIAYVDIKGKLKKFYLDYEYTPLYEKNGKSSGIMVTVNDVTPKVKARKKLETAEQRLRLAAEIGEIAMWDLDLKTKKLIYSDNLLDLFGFEKDKKLVHQDIRSRILPEDEPIIEEALTKAFKTSIYRYEARILKLDNTISWIKVHGKVFFDENKEPAKMIGTVMDITVEKNNQQVLEKSEKKFRLLADSIPQQIWTSDSIGNLNYFNETFYNFCGFSKKEIEKNGWLQVVHPDDREENVKLWMESVKTGHDFLFVHRFKRYDGEYRWQLSRAVAQLDESGKISMWVGTSTDIEDQKNFTNQLEEQIIDRTTQLEIQNRDLVNMNIELQSFAYISSHDLQEPLRKIQTFASRLNELDDQNISANAKTYLSKIEISAKKMQALIQDLLTYSRANSADRVFTTVNINDIAEDVISDFSDRIEEKKAKVEYHDLGEATLIQFQFRQLLHNLVENALKFSRNGIPPRVQISVTEINGSTLPNAEFKDKLYHHLKVSDNGIGFDLEYKDRIFEVFQRLNTESEFKGTGIGLAIVKKIVENHKGFITVSSEKDKGSTFNVFIPDLS, encoded by the coding sequence ATGAATAATAATTATGATTTTTTGGCAAATGGAGGAGAAATGGGAGAACTTACCCGAGCCAAAGATTGGAGCAAAACACCCGTTGGACCAGTAGAATTTTGGCCTCAGAGTCTTCGTACTACTTTGGGAATTTTATTAAATTCTAAATTTCCAATGTTCTTGTTTTGGGGTTCAGATCATATTTGTTTTTATAATGATGCTTATCGCCCAAGTTTAGGAAACGATGGCAAACATCCTGCAATACTTGGCGAAAAAGGAGCCGATTTCTGGTCTGAAATATGGGATTTTATTCAACCTTTAATCGATCAGGTTTTAACTCAAGGAGAAGCTACCTGGCATGAAGATCAATTGCTTCCTATTTATAGAAACGGCAAAATGGAAGATGTTTATTGGACTTTCAGCTACAGTCCTGTAAACGATGAAGAAGGAAAGACTTCGGGTGTATTAGTCATTTGTAATGAAACTACCGAAAAAGTCCTAATCAATAAAAAACTCAAAGAAAGCAACGAGCGCCATTTAAACAACATTATGCAGGCTCCAAATGCGATGTGCATTTTTAGAGGTTCCGACTATACTATTGAAATTGCCAATAAATTAATGCTCGAAATTTGGGAACGAAAGGAAGAAGAAGTACTCCATAAACCCGTTTTTGATGCTCTGCCTGAAGTTCGTGACCAAGGTCTAGAAGAAATTTTAAAAAATGTTTATACGACTGGAGAAACTTTTACAGCTCAAGAACTCCCTGTGAAATTGTATCGAAAAGGCAATATCCTAACTCATTTTATCAATGTAACTTATGAAGCCTTAAAAGAATCCAACGGTGAAATCTCTGGAATTTTGGCTGTTGCTAATGATGTTACGCTACAGGTCAACGCACGAAATGCAGTTGAAGAAAGCGAAAAAAGGTTTAGAAATACCGTTAAACAGCTTCCGCTTGGAATTGGTATTTTAAAAGGAGAAGAACTTATTTTGGAAATGGCGAATGCGACTTATCTTCATATTATTGACAAGAATGAAAGTGATGTTATCGATAAACCCATTTTTGATTCGGTTCCAGAAGCCAAAGAAACTGTTTTTCCACTATTAAAGACTGTTTTTGAAACGGGCGTTCCTTATTATACTGATGAACTTCCTGTAACATTAAACCGCTATAATACTGAAGAACTGGGTTATTTTAATCTAGTCTTTTATCCGCTGAAAGAAAATGATATTATTACGGGGGTTATCGTCGTAGCTTATGAGGTAACTGAGGAAGTAAAAGGAAGACATCTTTTGACCGAGAGTGAAAAAGCTTTTCGAAATATTGTGATGGAATCTCCAATTGCAATGGCAATCTTTAGAGGAAAAGAACATATTATCGAAATGGCCAATACTACTATGATGTATACCATTTGGCAGAAAGAAGAAAAAGATGTTATTGGAAAACCTTTATTGGAAGTTTTTCCCGAATTGACCAATCAAAAATATCCTGAATTATTAGACGAAGTTATCAGTAATGGAAAAACGATTCGCGAAAACGAATCAATTGCTTATGTTGATATTAAAGGAAAACTAAAAAAATTCTATCTCGATTATGAGTATACGCCTCTATATGAAAAAAACGGTAAATCATCTGGAATTATGGTCACCGTTAATGATGTCACGCCAAAAGTTAAAGCCAGAAAAAAACTGGAAACTGCCGAACAAAGATTGCGATTGGCTGCCGAAATTGGTGAAATTGCTATGTGGGATTTAGACCTCAAAACCAAAAAGCTAATTTATAGCGATAATCTACTGGATCTATTTGGTTTTGAAAAAGACAAAAAGTTGGTTCACCAAGATATTAGAAGTAGAATTCTTCCTGAAGATGAACCTATTATAGAGGAAGCTTTAACAAAGGCTTTTAAAACTAGTATTTACAGATATGAAGCCCGTATTTTAAAATTAGACAATACCATCAGCTGGATAAAAGTGCATGGTAAAGTTTTTTTTGACGAAAATAAAGAACCGGCCAAAATGATTGGAACGGTCATGGATATTACTGTCGAAAAAAACAACCAGCAGGTTTTGGAAAAAAGCGAAAAGAAATTCAGACTTCTTGCTGACTCTATTCCACAGCAAATCTGGACAAGCGATTCAATTGGAAATCTAAATTATTTCAATGAAACTTTTTATAACTTTTGCGGATTTTCGAAAAAAGAAATTGAAAAAAACGGCTGGCTTCAGGTAGTGCATCCTGATGATCGGGAAGAAAATGTAAAACTCTGGATGGAATCTGTAAAAACAGGGCATGATTTTCTTTTTGTACATCGTTTTAAACGGTATGACGGCGAATATCGTTGGCAATTAAGCCGTGCAGTGGCTCAATTAGATGAATCTGGTAAAATTTCGATGTGGGTTGGAACCAGCACTGATATCGAAGACCAAAAAAACTTTACCAACCAGCTGGAAGAACAAATTATTGATCGTACAACTCAACTCGAAATTCAGAATAGAGATTTGGTTAATATGAATATCGAACTTCAGTCTTTTGCTTATATTTCGAGTCATGATTTACAAGAACCTCTACGAAAAATACAAACTTTTGCCAGCCGATTGAACGAATTGGACGATCAGAATATTTCGGCGAATGCTAAAACCTATTTGTCCAAAATTGAAATATCAGCAAAAAAAATGCAGGCTCTTATACAAGATTTATTGACTTACTCACGTGCCAATTCTGCCGATCGGGTTTTTACTACCGTAAACATAAATGATATTGCAGAAGATGTGATTAGCGATTTTTCGGATCGAATTGAAGAAAAGAAAGCCAAAGTCGAATATCATGATTTAGGCGAAGCCACGCTGATTCAATTTCAATTTAGACAGCTATTACATAATTTGGTAGAAAATGCTTTAAAGTTTTCCCGAAATGGTATTCCGCCAAGAGTACAAATCTCGGTTACAGAAATTAACGGCAGTACTCTTCCAAATGCCGAATTTAAAGATAAACTGTATCATCATCTTAAAGTCTCAGATAACGGAATTGGCTTTGATCTAGAATACAAAGACAGAATCTTTGAGGTATTTCAGCGTTTAAATACGGAAAGCGAATTTAAAGGAACCGGAATTGGTCTTGCAATTGTAAAGAAAATCGTTGAAAATCACAAAGGATTTATTACGGTTTCCAGCGAAAAAGACAAAGGATCGACTTTTAATGTCTTTATCCCTGATTTATCGTGA
- a CDS encoding SemiSWEET family sugar transporter has protein sequence MTFIDIIGLFAGACITISTIPQILKVWKTKKVKEISLKMFSILTFGIAIWIVYGILKSDWPIIITNGISLCLNLIMVYFILHYEKE, from the coding sequence ATGACCTTTATAGACATCATCGGACTTTTTGCTGGAGCTTGTATTACCATTTCCACAATTCCGCAGATTTTAAAAGTTTGGAAAACCAAAAAAGTAAAAGAGATTTCGCTCAAAATGTTTTCAATACTAACTTTCGGAATTGCGATATGGATTGTCTATGGCATTTTGAAAAGCGACTGGCCAATTATTATCACTAATGGAATTTCACTTTGTTTAAATCTTATTATGGTATATTTTATTCTTCATTATGAAAAAGAATAA
- a CDS encoding SDR family oxidoreductase, with product MTKTKTFPEQKQNLPGNEHMMKPEPEIIRENYAGSGKLLGKTAFITGGDSGIGRSVAIHFAREGANIAIVYLKEDKDALKTKEMIEKEGQQCLLISGDLKDEKFCKSAIKKCHSTFKNINIIVNNAAVQFPEKELEKITTANLHKTFETNIYPYFYITQAALPLLKEGDVIINTTSVTAFRGSEHLADYASTKGAIVSFTRSLSGMLAKRKIRVNGVAPGPIWTPLIVATFDKLSDFGKDNPMERAGQPSEVAPAYVFLACEDSSYITGQFIHINGGELVGA from the coding sequence ATGACGAAGACAAAAACATTCCCCGAACAAAAACAAAATCTCCCTGGCAACGAACATATGATGAAACCGGAACCAGAGATCATTAGAGAAAATTATGCTGGAAGCGGTAAACTACTAGGAAAAACCGCTTTTATAACCGGTGGTGACAGTGGCATTGGGCGAAGTGTTGCCATACATTTTGCCAGAGAAGGTGCTAATATTGCCATTGTTTATTTAAAGGAAGACAAAGATGCCCTTAAAACGAAAGAAATGATAGAAAAAGAAGGCCAGCAATGCCTTTTGATAAGTGGTGATTTAAAAGATGAGAAGTTCTGCAAATCGGCGATTAAAAAATGTCATTCTACTTTTAAGAACATCAATATTATAGTGAACAACGCTGCAGTGCAATTTCCCGAAAAAGAATTGGAAAAGATTACAACCGCCAATCTTCATAAAACTTTTGAAACCAATATTTATCCGTATTTCTATATTACACAAGCCGCACTTCCCCTTTTAAAAGAAGGTGATGTGATTATCAATACGACTTCTGTAACTGCTTTTCGTGGCAGCGAACATCTGGCAGATTATGCTAGTACAAAAGGTGCGATTGTAAGTTTTACCAGATCGCTTTCGGGCATGCTGGCTAAGAGAAAAATAAGAGTTAACGGCGTTGCGCCTGGACCAATCTGGACTCCGCTTATCGTGGCAACTTTTGATAAATTATCTGATTTTGGAAAAGATAATCCGATGGAAAGAGCCGGACAGCCTTCTGAAGTTGCGCCTGCTTATGTATTTCTGGCTTGTGAGGACAGTAGTTATATTACGGGGCAGTTTATTCATATAAATGGTGGTGAATTGGTTGGTGCGTAG
- a CDS encoding hybrid sensor histidine kinase/response regulator — protein MVLIVDDIRANIIALKKTLELHNIDVDSAESGEEALKKILKTDYCLIIMDVQMPGLDGFEVVKILSGNQRTKDIPVIFLSALNTEKKYIFKGYETGAVEYITKPVDSDLLILKVKTFIKIYEQQNELKIMKDLLSKEIKIRKEAQDNLEIKIAERTKELVQKNEELEFRNHELQQFSWVVSHDLNEPIRKIQIFIKIIKDLYLKTDDKAVDYVNRTIKSAERMQTLITDLLAYSRLSAQVKPEKTDLNVVLQEVLSDFDYLIENKNAVIKTNELPTVDSIPSQMRQVFQNLIGNALKFSGSQQKPEIEITSEIIVEKSFDSPTSPEGSFCRIMVKDNGIGFDEIYLDRIFIIFQSLNDRQTYEGTGIGLAIAKKIIEKHNGLITAKSEVGKGASFIIVLPLKYESK, from the coding sequence ATGGTATTAATTGTAGACGATATAAGGGCCAATATTATTGCCTTAAAGAAGACATTAGAACTGCATAATATCGATGTCGATAGTGCCGAATCTGGTGAAGAAGCTCTAAAGAAAATTCTAAAAACAGATTATTGCCTGATTATAATGGACGTTCAGATGCCGGGACTTGACGGTTTTGAAGTCGTTAAAATCCTTTCTGGTAATCAGCGCACCAAAGATATTCCGGTTATATTTCTTTCGGCACTTAATACAGAGAAGAAATATATCTTTAAAGGTTATGAAACGGGTGCTGTAGAATACATTACAAAACCGGTCGATTCTGATTTGTTGATTTTAAAAGTCAAAACCTTCATTAAAATCTACGAGCAACAGAACGAGCTCAAAATAATGAAAGACCTGCTTTCTAAAGAAATCAAAATTAGAAAAGAAGCACAGGACAATCTCGAAATCAAAATTGCAGAAAGAACCAAAGAACTGGTTCAGAAAAACGAAGAATTAGAATTTCGAAATCATGAACTACAGCAGTTTTCCTGGGTGGTTTCGCACGATTTGAACGAACCGATTCGTAAGATTCAGATTTTCATCAAGATTATAAAAGACTTGTATTTAAAAACCGATGATAAGGCGGTCGATTATGTCAATCGAACGATAAAATCGGCAGAAAGAATGCAGACTTTAATCACTGATCTTTTGGCTTATTCCAGACTTTCGGCTCAGGTAAAACCGGAGAAAACCGATTTAAATGTGGTTTTGCAAGAAGTACTTTCAGATTTTGATTATCTAATTGAAAATAAAAATGCAGTAATTAAAACTAACGAACTTCCAACAGTAGACAGTATTCCGAGTCAGATGCGTCAGGTTTTTCAAAATCTAATTGGAAACGCGCTTAAATTTTCGGGAAGTCAACAGAAACCGGAAATCGAAATCACTTCTGAAATCATTGTGGAGAAATCTTTTGATAGCCCTACTTCGCCGGAAGGCAGTTTTTGCAGAATTATGGTAAAAGATAACGGAATTGGCTTTGACGAAATTTATTTAGACAGAATTTTTATTATCTTTCAAAGCCTAAACGATCGCCAGACTTACGAAGGAACCGGAATTGGACTGGCAATTGCTAAAAAAATTATAGAAAAACACAACGGATTAATAACTGCAAAAAGTGAAGTAGGAAAGGGCGCAAGCTTTATTATTGTGCTTCCTTTGAAATACGAATCAAAATAA
- a CDS encoding response regulator: MNGNFKRNLLISSLVSLLVLTISSVASFISIKSLLSSNFWVNHTQDVIYNLNEGSAIITEAQTSMRGYLLTGDEQFVDRFNDSEAKSNNYFDKLDELTSDNPSQRKMLDELRSKRSGFFKYLNNQIVKKRLSKETLIFDLNEGRNMMNEIKAIIKKVENTEQKLLEERNANSERYGTYSLILIIIAFFIAFIISIVFLIRILKDYNERSALQRELERKDKEIAERLEVIGGIAIQISKGNYDVQIDDRKADTLGTLGESIHEMRDSLKTSFELLSQKEWLQTGVASLNDKMLGEKTIQKLAKDVIEFLCQYTNSSAGVLYVIDGEELTVTGGYSYIPSKNRERIKKGEGLIGQSIVSGKMLELKSLSPDDIQINYALGEIKPTHVVALPLTDFKVEGAVELASIYGFSVLQLEFLNIVSNNIGIALKATQNRKRVMELLEETKSQSEELQIQHSELEAINAELEAQTEKLQASEEELRVQQEELEQTNEELSERSVLLEEKNTEIQKKSEALELTTRYKSEFLANMSHELRTPLNSILLLSRLLSENNNKNMNNEEIEFAKVIQSSGNSLLGLIDEILDLSKIEAGKMDLEFLDVSTKEITDNLHNLFYLVAKEKGINFEIIAKDAPIVIKTDKMRLEQILKNLISNAIKFTEKGTVSLEIKVDTDDDKIICFIVKDTGIGIPVEKQPLIFEAFQQADGSTKRKYGGTGLGLSISRELAKLLRGEIILHSKVNEGSTFTLCLPVLGFAINKVSVNKIPHAEEIEVEIENEDARPKYISEVIPAEIEDDRDSIVEGDKVILIVEDDINFAKSLLAFTQKKGYKGVVAVRGDYALNFALIYRPIGILLDIELPVKSGWQVLEELKNHTHTKHISVHIMSSHKLKQESLLKGAVDFLDKPVAFDKIPDVFKRIEHIINKESQKVLIIEDNPQHAKALAYFLETYNINSEIKSDVSEGLSVLTDKDVDCVILDMGIPDKQAYEILDGVKKSPGLENLPVIVFTGKSLSIKEELKIKKYADSIIVKTAHSYQRMLDEVSLFLHLVENKKEGNGKKESTKKLNSLNNILFEKKVLIVDDDVRNIYSLSKALEAFKMNVITAFDGKEAIKILEENPDTDVVLLDMMMPNMDGYETAEKIRANPKFLNLAVIAVTAKAMTGDREKCIKAGASDYITKPVDVDQLLSLLRVWLYDKI; encoded by the coding sequence ATGAATGGTAATTTTAAAAGAAATTTACTAATTAGCTCACTCGTTTCCTTACTTGTACTCACTATTAGTTCTGTTGCTTCTTTTATTAGTATTAAAAGTTTACTAAGCAGTAATTTTTGGGTAAACCATACCCAGGATGTAATTTATAATTTAAACGAAGGTTCGGCAATTATCACTGAAGCTCAAACCAGCATGCGAGGGTATCTGCTTACAGGCGATGAACAGTTCGTAGATCGTTTTAATGATTCTGAAGCCAAATCGAATAATTATTTTGATAAACTGGATGAACTTACATCAGATAATCCTTCTCAGAGAAAAATGCTTGATGAACTAAGATCTAAGCGATCTGGTTTCTTTAAATACCTGAACAATCAAATCGTAAAAAAGCGTTTAAGCAAAGAAACGTTGATTTTTGATTTGAATGAAGGCCGAAATATGATGAATGAGATAAAGGCAATCATCAAAAAAGTCGAAAATACAGAGCAGAAACTTTTAGAAGAACGCAATGCCAATTCAGAACGTTATGGAACTTACAGTTTAATTCTGATTATTATCGCTTTCTTTATTGCGTTTATTATTTCGATTGTGTTCCTGATTAGAATTCTCAAAGATTACAATGAAAGATCAGCATTACAACGTGAGCTTGAAAGAAAAGACAAAGAAATTGCAGAAAGATTAGAAGTTATCGGTGGAATTGCCATCCAAATTTCAAAAGGCAATTACGATGTTCAGATTGATGACCGAAAAGCCGATACACTAGGAACTTTAGGAGAATCGATTCATGAAATGAGGGATTCTTTAAAAACCTCTTTTGAACTTTTATCTCAAAAAGAATGGCTCCAGACAGGTGTTGCATCTTTAAATGATAAAATGCTGGGCGAAAAAACGATTCAGAAACTGGCAAAAGATGTCATCGAATTTTTGTGTCAATACACCAACAGCAGTGCTGGGGTTTTATATGTTATAGATGGCGAAGAACTTACTGTTACCGGAGGATATAGTTATATACCGAGCAAAAACAGAGAAAGAATCAAAAAAGGAGAAGGACTTATTGGACAGTCTATTGTTTCCGGAAAAATGCTGGAATTAAAATCACTTTCTCCAGACGATATTCAGATCAATTATGCTTTGGGTGAAATTAAACCAACCCATGTTGTGGCACTTCCGTTAACAGATTTCAAAGTAGAAGGTGCTGTAGAATTAGCTAGTATTTATGGTTTCTCTGTATTGCAACTGGAGTTCTTAAACATAGTTTCCAATAATATCGGAATTGCTTTAAAAGCAACTCAAAATCGTAAACGAGTGATGGAATTGCTGGAAGAAACCAAATCACAGTCAGAAGAGCTTCAAATTCAGCATAGCGAACTGGAAGCCATCAATGCAGAATTGGAAGCGCAAACCGAAAAATTACAGGCATCTGAAGAAGAACTTCGCGTACAGCAGGAAGAATTAGAACAAACCAACGAAGAACTTTCAGAAAGAAGTGTTTTATTAGAAGAAAAAAATACTGAAATTCAGAAAAAATCAGAAGCTCTTGAATTAACAACACGTTACAAATCAGAGTTTTTGGCGAATATGTCGCACGAATTAAGAACACCGTTAAATTCGATTTTATTATTGAGCCGTTTGTTGTCTGAAAACAACAACAAAAACATGAACAATGAAGAAATTGAGTTTGCAAAAGTAATTCAGAGTTCAGGAAACAGTTTATTGGGATTAATTGATGAAATCCTTGATTTGTCTAAGATTGAAGCCGGTAAAATGGATCTGGAATTCCTGGATGTTTCAACTAAAGAAATTACCGACAACCTGCATAATTTGTTTTATTTAGTGGCAAAAGAAAAAGGAATCAACTTTGAAATCATTGCTAAAGATGCTCCAATTGTCATTAAAACAGATAAAATGCGTTTGGAGCAAATTCTGAAAAACCTGATTTCAAACGCTATTAAATTTACAGAAAAAGGAACGGTTTCCCTTGAAATCAAAGTAGATACAGACGATGATAAAATAATCTGTTTTATTGTAAAAGATACGGGAATCGGAATTCCGGTTGAAAAACAGCCATTAATTTTTGAAGCTTTCCAACAGGCCGATGGTTCAACGAAACGTAAATATGGCGGAACTGGTTTGGGATTGTCAATTAGTCGTGAACTAGCTAAACTATTAAGAGGAGAAATCATCCTGCATAGCAAAGTAAACGAAGGAAGTACTTTTACTTTATGTCTTCCTGTTTTAGGATTTGCTATCAATAAAGTTTCAGTCAATAAAATTCCGCATGCCGAAGAAATTGAAGTTGAAATTGAAAACGAAGATGCAAGACCAAAATACATCAGTGAAGTAATTCCTGCAGAAATTGAAGACGACCGTGATTCTATTGTAGAAGGCGATAAAGTGATTCTGATTGTAGAAGACGATATCAATTTCGCAAAATCATTACTGGCTTTTACGCAGAAAAAGGGATACAAAGGAGTAGTAGCTGTAAGAGGAGATTATGCCCTGAATTTTGCCCTGATTTACAGACCAATCGGAATTTTACTGGATATCGAACTTCCGGTTAAAAGTGGCTGGCAGGTTTTAGAAGAATTAAAAAATCATACACATACCAAGCATATTTCGGTGCACATTATGTCTTCGCATAAACTGAAACAGGAAAGTTTGTTAAAAGGAGCTGTAGATTTCTTAGACAAACCAGTTGCGTTCGATAAAATTCCGGATGTTTTTAAACGTATCGAACACATTATCAATAAAGAATCTCAAAAGGTTTTAATTATTGAAGATAATCCACAGCATGCCAAAGCACTGGCTTATTTTCTGGAAACGTATAATATCAATTCAGAAATAAAAAGCGATGTTTCAGAAGGATTATCTGTTCTGACAGATAAGGATGTAGACTGTGTAATTCTTGACATGGGAATTCCGGACAAACAAGCTTACGAAATTCTGGATGGCGTAAAGAAAAGTCCGGGATTAGAAAATCTTCCGGTAATCGTATTTACAGGAAAAAGTTTGTCTATTAAAGAAGAATTGAAGATTAAAAAATATGCCGATTCTATTATTGTAAAAACCGCACATTCATACCAAAGAATGCTCGATGAGGTTTCGCTTTTCCTTCATTTGGTAGAAAACAAAAAAGAAGGAAACGGTAAAAAAGAGAGTACTAAAAAACTGAATTCTTTAAATAATATTTTATTTGAGAAAAAAGTATTGATTGTGGATGATGACGTTCGTAATATTTATTCGCTTTCTAAAGCTTTAGAAGCGTTTAAAATGAATGTTATTACTGCATTTGACGGTAAAGAGGCGATTAAAATTCTGGAAGAAAACCCAGATACAGATGTTGTATTATTAGATATGATGATGCCAAACATGGACGGTTACGAAACTGCTGAAAAGATAAGAGCTAATCCTAAATTCCTTAACTTAGCAGTAATTGCCGTAACAGCCAAAGCAATGACAGGAGACAGGGAAAAATGTATTAAAGCGGGAGCTTCAGATTACATTACGAAACCGGTAGATGTCGATCAGTTGTTATCATTGCTTCGAGTTTGGTTATACGATAAAATCTAA